Below is a genomic region from Numenius arquata chromosome 8, bNumArq3.hap1.1, whole genome shotgun sequence.
GGCCTCACGTCATTACAGGGATTATCCCCTGAGGCCTTGCTGTGACGGAAGCTATTACCTCTTCTGCCTCCCACTGGCAGGGGCCTAAGGACAGTGCTACTTCCCTGGCACTGATGTCTTGGATATTGAATGACTGCAGGCTGTACCCTCCTTCCGTGCTGCTGGAAATCTCAGAGCATCTGATAGATGTTGATGGATAGATCTCCCTTCCCCTTGGAGATGAGAAAACAACATTCTCACTCCCTTGCTCAAGGGAACAGCtgtgggggggggcggtgcaAGGTCATGGAGCTGGGGTGCTCCTGCCTTCAAGCTTTAAGCAGCATTGCCCTCCCTCGCATGTTATCACCTGCCTTTTGTAAGTGCACATTCGGCTTAAATGAACAGGGCAGAGGTGACTTTCTAGCTCAATGTGTTTTGGGACAGAACTGGAAAGCTGCACTGGAAGGCCATAAAACTATAGGCGTGTAAGAATAATCCCCTTCTGGGGAAGAGAGTGTGACCTAGGAAGCACAGGGTTGCCCAGGCTGGAGCATTGGGCTTGTCATCAGGTGGGTCACCTCTCTGCATTGTGTTCTTCAAAGACTCTGCAGGGAACAGTTCCAGGACTGCAGCGGGACACGAGATCAATACAGTCTAGTTGCCAGCTTGTCACTTCATCACGTGCTGAAAATGCCAGTTGCTTGTGCCAGGGTTGCAGCACTTCCTCGTGGATGGGGCACTCGTGGTCCTAGCCAAGAACTGTCTGTTATATTGTTAATGCTGTGCCTGTGGTTACAGATGTGTCTAATGTATGTGCATGTGTCTGCCAGGCCCTGGATTACTGTCACAGCATGGGGATCATGCACAGGGACGTCAAACCCCACAACGTCATGATAGACCACCAACAGAAAAAGGTACTGTGGCACCAGGGCTTACAAGCAGGATTTTTCTAGGGAAACTTGAAATTCTGCTGCCTCTATACCCGTAGCCTGGGCAGCTGAACTTACCCTTTTAACCTTTACTGGCTCACCACACCGGGTTTCTTTGCTGAGAGGAGCAGGTCTGGGCTGTTAATCTCCACCTGGGGAGGTGTGGCAGTAGGGTCCAGAGGCCCTGGCCAGAAGAAGGGTGGCCTTGTGTGAAACACACGTGGCTATTTTTACCCAGGGAACGTAAGCTCTTCCTGTAGTACAGCCTGCTTGTCCTGCATTGGCTTCCTCACTTCAGGAGCATGCTAGTTAGATCACGGGAAACGTTTGTTCCCAGCTCACTACCATGGAAATGGGCAGTACAGGGAGCTTCCCCACCCCATCCTGGTACTTGTACCTCATTGGGTCTTATGTGTCCCTGTCTACTCAGGGACCTGGGATTTGCAGCAGCTGGTCCACAGGTCCATCCCTCTCAATCAGCGGTGTCTCTGCAGGCAAGGCAAGGTTTATAAGGTGGGGGAAATCTCTTACTGGACCTGCTGTTCTTCAGTAACACGGCAGGTCATCCATCCCTGCGGCTGTGGAGGAAGTGGTCTGCCTTGCAGGATGTGGTGGGGCCCCCTCCTACCTCGTTTCCTGCTCCCAGTTAAAATCAATACTGCCTTCAGCCCAGCCCCTCTAAACAGCAGGATCAGACAGCTGGCTCTTGCCTGTTCCCTAGTATGCAGTGACCTGTCCATGTGGCTGCTGGTTCTGGTAAGGAGCCAGTTGCCCAGCAGTAACAGTGTCCTTGGACTCAGGAGGCAGAGGAGCTCTCTAGCTGGGCTTTGTCCCACCACCTGGTgatgggggaaagggaagagcctGACCAGAGCACTGCTGAGAGCATCTCTTGTCCTCAGAGCACTTCCCTGCAACCCAGGCTCCAGGCTCCACACTTACATCACAGGATTGAGAGGTTTGGCCAACATAGCTTCACCTAAGTGGCTCGTATTGAGGCTCCTGACTCTGTGTCTCTTTATTGCATGTTCAGCTGCGGCTCATAGACTGGGGTCTGGCCGAATTCTACCATCCAGCTCAGGAATACAATGTCCGTGTGGCCTCTAGGTACTTCAAAGGACCGGAGCTCCTTGTGGACTATCAAGTAAGAGTCTGCCTCCTCCTTGCTAGCCAGTGATACCACTTGTTGGTTGCACTTTGGCCACCTTCGGGTTGTCTGGTTTTGCCTGCCAGGGcattgcctgggttggaaagaGGCTGGCTGTGAAGTGAAAAGGCTGAGGCTGCCTGTGCAGTTGGGGAACCGGGCTGTGGTGAGCGTGCCTTTTCTGAcagcttctcctttttccccttagATGTATGACTACAGCTTAGACATGTGGAGTTTAGGCTGTATGCTGGCAAGCATGATCTTCCGAAAGGAGCCCTTCTTCCATGGCCAGGACAATTATGACCAAGTAAAGACTTTGCTACCTGGCTTGTTTCTTGAGACGTTTGTCACTGCCTCATCTCTGTGTGTATAGTGGGGAGGTTCTGGGGATCAGACACCAGCTGGGAGGATGTTGCTATGTGTTTAGTTAAGCCATCTGGGGTTATGCTTTACTGCCTTGTGTAGGAGACTTGTTTTCTGCATGTGTTGCAAAAACAAGTTTCAGGGGAGATATTCCTTCCATCTGGGATGTTTCCAGAAGGAGAGCTCTAAGATTtgggcagctctgcctctgcaAGAGTGGTGGTCTGCCCTTCTGCTCTCTCTCAACATGCCTTTTGTTCCAGCTGGTTCGCATCGCAAAGGTCCTGGGCACAGATGAGCTGTATGGGTATCTCAAGAAGTACCACATAGAACTGGACCCGCACTTCAATGATATCCTGGGCCAGTAAGTGGAGAAGTGAAATGCAGGCTTTTTTCCACACAGAGAGGGAGATAAACTGATGTCCATCCCCTTGAAAGACTCTCAGCAAAGGCCTGCTTTGATCTTCTGGGTCACAGTGCTGCTTGCAGACTTCCCATTTGGCTGCTCATATCATCTCAGGAGGCCACTGAAATGCAAGCTGTTTCCTTTTGCCTCTCCCATGATCCACAAGCCAtcccctgtttttcttccttctcctgctcGTTGACATCCTAGAAGTGGAGACGTAGGCACTGGAGTTGAGTGTGGGCTGAGGGGCTCAAAACTTCCCAGTTGAGATTTCTGAATAGGACAAGAGGTGGATGGGGTAGCAAGGACAGCTTCTGTGAGGCTGGCTGACAAGCCAGAGCACTTCTGGTCCCGAGAGTGTCACCCTGCATGCTGTTTTCTAGTCCCTGTAGACAAGGGAATGTGCAATATTGTGCCTTTCCCAGGCATAGGACATCCACACAATTGTGTACCTAAATACTAGGGTTTTCCGCCTTGGGCAAGCGCTTACCGAGCAGTAGCTTGTGCAAGGAGGAGCTGTGGGCAGTGTCTGTCACAGCCATCTCTTCTCAGAACTGGGTAGTGGCAGGTGATTCCTCTGGGACCTCTGGGTGCTGCTGTGCTGGTCAGAGCTGGCCAGTGACAGCTGGTCCCGTTGCAGGCATTCCCGGAAGCGCTGGGAGAACTTCATCCACAGTGAGAACAGACACCTGGTCAGTCCTGAAGTCCTAGACCTCCTGGACAAGCTCCTGCGATATGACCATCAACAGAGGCTGACTGCTAAGGAGGCGATGGAGCACCCCTATTTCTGTGAGTCTGTGGAAAAGCTGGGGCCAGCTGGGATGGAGAGGGATCTTGGGTTGTGGGGGCAAATTTTGGCTGCCTGCTCTGTGAAAGCCTTAGCAGCTATGTGGGTTCTAAGGGCAGTTTCTCTGGAACGGTTTGTCAGGGTGGAGCTTCCGCTTTATTAAATGctctttccccttcctgcctGGTCTGTATCTCCTGCAGATCCAGTGGTAAAGGAGCAGTCCCAACCCAGCTCAGAAAATGCTGTGCTCTCCAGTGGCCTGACAACAGCACGATGAAGACTGGAAAACGACGGGTAATTCAAGATGtttacaaataaaagcaaaaccttcAGTCACACAGTGAAGGGCAAAGAACCaaggacaccccccccttccttcccctcccctttatACTTGGCAGAAATctaaccgggggggggggggtcataaACCTCAGTTCCTCTCTGGTGGTTGTGGTTAATGTTAACTCTAACCCTGTGGTACCAAAGCCCTGGGCAAATGGTCTTACAAGAGCTAAACGTGTAGTGATATCCCCAGGGCTCAACACAACTGATTCTGGTTCACATCTCTATGgatccttctcttccttctcagtcCAGCCTTTCCCACCATGCTGGTGGAGACAAACTGGTCGTTCCACCATCAGCCCTTAGCATGCCTCTTTCTAAACATGCCTTTCTGACTTGTAGACTGGATGAACCAAATTCAGGCTGGGGGTCAGCAGGTGCaactctgttttgagctccaagTCCTACTGCTCACTCTGGGCTTGAATTTGGCCCTTGAATTCCAGTTTCAATTGCGAATGCCAGGGGcaattggggggaggggggaggttctacaaaaaacaacccacaaacccagCAGCATCTCAGGATTGGTTTGGAGCATTAAAATGAAGGTGCTGATCTGAGTTGCTGGGGAGAGGTGAGATCCTCCCTCCGGATGTGTTTGACAAAGGCTCGCTCTGAGAAGAAACTCAATAGACCTGCTTTGGAAACTGGTGAATGGGGGCCGCTCTTGTGGCAGGAGCACAAAGGGACTATCCAGACTTTCCTACTGAGCTCAAGAAAGTCAGTGTTGCAAGACTGCTTGTGATAGGTGTGCAACCACGTACCTCATGATGTGGCTCCCATGAGAACTGGTGCCAGAGCACAGCTCTGGAGCAGTTCGGTCCAGCACTGCAGGATGGAAGAGTGAGAGGAGGCCGGGCGGGAGAGCGTGGGGAGGGCGAAGGATCAGCAAACAGTGGCGTGGTCtgttggggagggggctgtgcaGCTACTGATCCAGGACTTGGGATCCCACGTAGTGTTTAACAAAGTCAGCCATTTGTAGAATTCCAGGGTGCTGATCCTgttgtggggggtggggggttcatcTTGCGGGTTCTTTCATCAGATCCCTCGATGGCTTTATAGCCCCACGATTCACAGTTGCCTCCTCTACTTGTTCTGTGTGTAATTTCATCAAGTGGTTCTGGTGACACTCAAACCTAGAAGCTGGAGATAGTGTTTTCCCACCAGCACCTAAACACAGAATTTCCTTCTGCGGCATTGttgaaatagttaatttttttataagGTTGCAATGTTTCTATTTGAAACATCTGTTTACATTCCATATTCCAATAAAGTTCTATTGGCATCAATAGCAGGTCAATCCATTTGTATAATTCACTGAAACCAATAAATATCTATACGTCTGAACGTCTGCCGTCTCAAATCTATGGGATAGCCAGAAAGAGTGAGAGCCGAAGGCATTGCCTCCTCAAGGAGGTTAGGTTAGCTCTTCCAGCCCCTCTTGCCTGAGTATTTTGGGATCTCATAGTCTTTGGTTGCAGTTCTTCCCGCTGTCAGCCCTGAGAGTTTCGCTGTGGCAGATTGCCTCCACTTCCACAGGAGATGCCAGGGTTTGGGGACAGCGGGGGTTTGGCTGTTCTGGAACATGGGACTTGGACAGCCAGTGCCCGGGGTAGCGGTCTCAGCCTGTCTGGTGCGTGGCTGGTTAGAGGAGAAGTTACCGACGCATGGCTGGAAGTTGGGGGTTCTCCACATGCTTATCTCCTCTCAGCCTGGGTGGATGACTCTTTCTGAAGACGTGCTGAGCCAGGGAGTAGCTCTTCCTTCCTCCCGCCCTGGGATGCAACTGCTGCATGGAGGATGCGGCCAGGCCTGGCTGGGAGCGGAGTGGCGGGCCGTGGGCCGAGCCATCTCCTCGTCACCTGGGGCTGGAGAAGCTCTGTGTCAAGCCAGCAGTGCCCTGTCACGctcacttccctcctcccatctcTTCTCAGGTCCAATGCTGTTGCTCCCAATTTTCCATAAGCAGAATGAGAACCAAATCAAACGTCTTATCAGTGTGTGCAGAGCGACGGTGGGCAGACTGTGCGGCACGGGCAGGGCTGAGAGCGGGGCAGCGTGCCTGGCTGGACGGCACTCCTCTCTCTATGACTGCAGCCCCTCCTTCCAAGTGTTAAAGGTTCTTCTGCCTTTGGTTCCTTGTTGAGCTCGTCCTGACCCAGAAAGTGTGGAAACGTGAAGGGTGTGCAAAGCAGTTGTTGGTTAGTTGTTCCTTTCTCTGTTCTGGCTGTTCCCTCCCCAACCTTTGATGGACCACAGTTACCCAGCTTGTGCCTGTCTCTGACAGGGtatgggggtggcaggggatgtAGTATCACAATGGACAGTTctatattataataaaaataattctatattgctgaataaaagttttaaaagaaccATATGAGGAGGAGTATTCAGTGGGAGGGGAGCTGTGGGAGCAGGACTGGCCACACTGGAGGATGCTGGCAGTGTGAGCTGTTCCCGGTGCCCTGCGAGGACAGGCTGGGCGAGGAGAACTAGTTGTGCAAAATCATCGCCAGCAGAGGTGTGTACCTTGTGAGGTTAGGTGTACCTTCTGATGCCCCCACACTCTTCTGGAGGTGCCTGTCTGGGTGGTGGCCTGGGTGCTAATGCTGGTACCTAATGCTGGTACCTGCTTTTCCCAGGCCATGGGGCTTGGACAGGGCTCTGCCTCTGCACCCCAGGAGTTcccatctcttcctctttctcgggttgagactttttttctcctccccagcaccatCACTGCAAAAAGCTTTGAGCTTGGAGCTCTGCCCATGGGCCTCTGTGTTGCAGGTGTTCCCTGACGTAAGTGGTGCTTCACCAGCAGGTCTCAGGAGAGCCTGGCTGTGACGCTGACGGTTGTCCAAGCTGAGCTGTGATCTTAGATGTTAATGGACCACTTGAAACTCTGGTTTAAAAACCTCCAGCTGGACTCCGTATGACTGTACATGGTCATTTCTCTTCCATTGTCCCATCCTTTCACTGCCCTGTGTTTTTCACTACACAGTTTTCCCCTGTACTGAAGCTGCCCGGGCTAAGGCTTGACTGGGAAAGATAGCCCTGTGGCTGGTTTCCAGGGAGGAGAGCTCCGGTAAGGTGAGCCATGGGCTCCCACTGGTGCAGAACCACAGGGTCCTGCTCTCgcccagccctgggcagtggCTGAAGCGGAAATGCAGCAGCGATTCCTCACACAAAACCTGTGAGTGGTACAGGTGGAAAGTTGCCAACACCTTCCTCATGCATCACCCCTGGAGCTGTGCCTACGTGGGGCCAGATGTGAACATGTACATCAGTTAAACTCAAGCTACTGGTGCTGTAAGGCAGGGCTTGGTCCGTTGCCAAGGCATGGTGTAATGATAGCCCTGTTGTATCCAGGACTCGGACTCTGGTGATCCCTGATGCCTAAATTCAGCAAGACTCATTTTTTGACTGGTGTAGATCTGGCCAGTGGTGAGAGCCTGTCCCTGCAGGGAAGAGCCCATGGCAGAGTCCACCTGAGGTCCACATGTGCTGGCTAGAAGCAGTGCTGCAAGCATATGCTGAACTGAGGTCCCTGCAGCATTGGAGGTATGTCCAAGTGCTATTGCTACCTCATCCATCCCTCTCCTGACGCTGTTGGGTCATGGCCCCCAttcccacctcctgcctgctgcagcccaggtCCTCTCCAAGTCGACAGCTCATCTATAAAGGATGCTCTTTTTAACTGTTGCTTGTCAGAAATAAACTCTTCTTTGCCTGCCTGTTATTTGTCTCCAGTTTGTCCAGAGTCAGAAAAGTTTTGTTCCTTCTCGCCCCTTGCTTCACCATGACATCCATTGCACAGTGGTCCCACCAAGGCAGTGTGTCCTGCTTCCTTGACTTTCTCTGCCAAAGAGCTCCAGCACACAGTGGCACCATCTCCTCCTGCACTCACTGATGTTTACACCCCTGTTTTCTTCTgatcctctgctctgcagcagcccggcttcctcttcctcctcctgcactgCTCGGAGTTCAGCCAGCAGTAGGTCCAAAGCCTTTTGGGTCCCCTCCCAAAAACAGTTTTGCACCTTGCCTCCTCTTGCATGGAGTGGCTATGGATCTCCTGCCCAATTCCTTTTTGGTTTCCTCATTACAGCTTCCCGTCATCCAGTCCTGCTCGTGTAGGAAAATCCAGTCTGGGAAAGACAGCTGGAGTCATCTGGACAACCCCCAGGATCCCACACTCCTtgctttgttctggttttttgcCGTGCAGTGAAGGCTTTTGACTCACAAAGGTACTGACTGAACCTGGTTCTGGTTTTACTGGTCCTAGCACTGTCTTTTCAGCTGGCCCACTGGGCCATGCAGCCCACCCCTGGCATCTGCTCTCCAGCGATGGCATAAGCTGAGAGGTCGATGGCCCAGGTTAGGATTTCCCAGGCCTGAAGTGTGAACCTGAAGTGTGTGCTCCAGGGCAAGCGCAGACTTGGTGATACCGGAGAGAGCTGCTACGTTTTGCTCTAGTAACTGCACCCAGCAATGTGAAACTTCAGAGGAGGAATGTTTCAGCCGCTTCCTGAAGATCTCATTCCTCTGAAGGTATTGGATTTCTGGGAACTCTCAAGGGCAGGAAATGCTTTAGTGAACGGTTATTTCTGGAGCAGGCAACCTCTGCTCACATCTTGGACCAGATTATTCTCTTAGGATGGGCCTTTTCCTCCACCTGCTCCCCAGACTCCAATTGCTCTGTACCCTGGGAACCAGGGTGATGtagcatagaatcgtagaatggttagagctggaagggacctaaaagatcatcgagttccaatccccctgccatgggcagggacacctcccacatcTTCCCAGCAATCTTCAAGGTGGATAACATCAGTGTGTGAGTCTCATTGAGATACATCTCCCAGAGGCCTCTTTCCAAATGCCAGCCTTTACTATTAATACGTGTTAACATCTCATTAGGCTTCTTGGCTTCTGCCCTCGCCTTTAGCCCACACGTGccttggggaaggaggagaggcaatgggtattattttctgttaaaattcaTTGAGAAATAGGGACAATACGAAACCACAACATGTACATCACTCGCAGCAAAACACGACATTAAAATGGTAAGTGGAGAGTGTGTGAATGCACAGGCTGTTCCCTAATGGCAGCTGGATATTTGTCCCGGTTGTCTCCTACCGTCTGATTAAGGGAACAATTTATTTAATTGTGCCATATAAAGCGTTCTCTAACCCACCGACTAAATATAGCTGGTCATTTCTAAATAATGCCTTGCTTTTCATGTGCTCCGTTTGTTTGTGTGAGAAATTTTGTAAACGAAGGAGAAAGTGCCGAGAACCCGATTGCTGCTAGGGGCTGTGCGGTTGGGACAGTTGGAGCATTGGTAGCCCAGGGGACAGATGAGCACAACCAGCAGGCAGTGCTGGGGTCATCAGCAGGATTTGGACCGGGCATCAGTGAGCAGCAAGAGCTACACGGGGGCCTGGCCTTAAACTGCAGGACCATAGCGCTGGTGCAGAATGGTAATTTTTTGTGCCTGTACATTGAAAATAGATGCTACGTGTGTTATCACAGCAAGAAGAAATGTAATATGTTTCAGttaaaaactgtaatttcttGCCCAGGCTGTTCATGTTAAGCCTCTTCAGCTCTGCAAGGCCCCGttgttgcgtcaagaggcaaaatagtttttgcagaaaataaaccttgtgttctaacgctcctcaccgaggtgggaggctcggggcggctgggtttaaatcctgagcgatgcccaattcaccactatcagcccagtcgcgtttaatatattttaaactatcatgattctggatacactaacagtggactgcaccttcagtctagtcgtgctcacgaactagcactgCCGCACtccagtgtctggtcgcgttcagtgagaaacccaaacggctagctacttaagcagtgcagtttatttaagcaacagatagaaaggttcttatggtttgccggtgataaatacactgtctgtgaagcacgtgcaagtaaaagaaaaaatgttaatggtacaaagcgcgtgACAAaattccaaacaatacagcctggctataaatgtgacaggtaaccctctagagagatttctaagttccccgaggaagcactcggcacagtctaagtcttacccacaggcgtccctatgggggggaagaaaggctcagcccctcgactggtccccggagtcagaggcagtctgtgatggggtcctccctgacttgttcccaatggtgtcttccctagcatcccccctttctcgggctatttttatattattttttaccttcaaggtggagtttgagtgactttagtcataaatacctttattatgattggtgtaaaattctgttgcctcgcatttaaaggtatagtttcaCCTGGTTTAGATGTGGttttgggggatatggtataggggagaactttgtagagtagggtagatggttggactcgatgatcccaagggtctcctccaacctagacgattctatgattctatgattctatggatggatgggatggatggatggatggatggatggatgggtggatggatggacggatggatggacggacagatggatggacgggtggatggatgggtggatggatggacagatggatggacgggatggatggacagatggatgggtggacggacggatggatggatggacggatggatgggtggatggatggatggatgcacagatggatggatgggtggatggatggagagatgtaTGTCACCCACTGGGACAAGTATAGCTTGAGAACTGTGGAGGAGACTGGAACtaggaagcagcagcaaaggagagcAAACACCACACAGACACTCTGGGCTTGTAAAACTCGCACGGAGGCAAATGGGGGCGCCACGGAGGGAACAGCCGAGCCCCCGGGCTGACGAACACGCCCAGAGCGGGGCGATGGGACTCGGGCCCCgcctgcccgccccgccccggccccgcccatCCCCGTTGCCATGGCAGCGCGCGATCCCACAACACCTCAGCGGCGGGCGGAAGTAGATCCGGCGTCAGCCGAGAGGCGCGGAAAGTAGTTCCCTGGTGACGGCGGCGCCACGACCCGGAAGCGCCGAGGCCTTCGCAGGAACCGCAGTATCGTTGCGCAGAGCGGTGGCACCGGACCCGGCGGCGGGAGAgcagcgcccggcccggccctccgCGGCCCCCGGCATGTTCAAGAACACATTCCAGAGCGGGTTCCTCTCGGTGCTGTACAGCATCGGCAGCAAGCCGCTCCAGATCTGGGACAAGAAGGTGAGGCGGAGGCGGGACCGGCGGAGCAGCGCGGCCGCTCGCCTCAGCCGCCCGGGGCAGGCCTGGCCTGGCGTGGCGAGACGAGGGGCCGTGGCCCACGGACTGAGGCCCGGGCCCCTGTGAGGCTGCCCTCGGTAGGCCACCTGGACCAGGTTACCGCAAGCTCCCCGGGGTTTGAGCATATTTTTTTCAGGAGATTGTGTTACTGTAAAAAGTgtcttttctgcctttgctgaGCAGCAGAGCCCCCGCAGGGGAGCAGGCCAGCCCCGTGTCAGGATGTGCAGCACAGCAAGAGGctgcaaaaaatgccaaacacGGGAAATAAGGAGCAGACAACAAAATGATGCTTCCCTGTGGTTGCTGGGTGTAACTGAAATGGGGGTCTTCCCTCACATATGACCCGTTTTTAAATTGGTTTGCTAAAGGTACTAGGCCACGTGGTGGCTTTTAGGGTATACAACAAGTGACAAATGTTtgatctgtttatttttccttcctgctgtttCTGGAGGTCCCCTGCCTTCTCCTGGGTATCTTGCATCAGGGAGCCTGTATCAGGAAGTTTGGAGGTGTTGATACCTGCTGCTTCCTCCCCGTCACAAACTACCCAAGGTCGTGTTGCTGCCTAAAAGCAAGTCTGCAAAAGCTTGTTATACTCTCTGAGAGCAGGCTCCCCTCTCTGAGGTTGTGACAGGTATTCAGTTACTGGTGCTTGAACTTAACCTGAATTGCTTGTAGTTTCAGCAGGAATGAAAGCCTTCAAGGCAGTTCAGCAGGCAGCAGTGTTGTTTCACCTCAGTGGGCTCACGTGAGCATTTACAAGCCGTGGGATGGTTGACAGGCAGCACAGGCCCATCCTGTTTCCCATCAGTGGGTTACCCATGCAGCTCTGAGAAGAAATGGGTTGCCCCACAATAGTCTGGCTGTGTGCATGTGCCTGCGATAGGGATTTTGCACAAATATTCATGACTTTAAAAGAAGATCGGCAGCTTATTTGGATGATGTGAGGACATGACACATTAAAGGCTCTTAGGCAAAGGGATGTGGTGTATCTCCACACTGGATGAAGCCATGAGCAATCTgagctgaccctgcttggagGTGGAGTTTGGACTGGAGATCTCCTGAGGTGCCTTCCAATGTGAATTGTCCTTTGCAGGGTGATACCATTGCAATTGCACAACTTGTGGGGTAGCCAGCAGGAACTCTGCTTGCAGGATGGATGTAAACAGTGGTCTATTTGAGTGCAATAGTCGTTGGATTGGCCAGAAAGGACTGATGAAAAATGTTCATGGCAACAGCAGCTGCGTATGCAGGCTGTTTCCATCACCTCCT
It encodes:
- the CSNK2A2 gene encoding casein kinase II subunit alpha' is translated as MPGPAAGSRARVYAEVNSLRSREYWDYEAHVPSWGNQDDYQLVRKLGRGKYSEVFEAINITNNERVVVKILKPVKKKKIKREVKILENLRGGTNIINLIDTVKDPVSKTPALVFEYINNTDFKQLYQILTDFDIRFYMYELLKALDYCHSMGIMHRDVKPHNVMIDHQQKKLRLIDWGLAEFYHPAQEYNVRVASRYFKGPELLVDYQMYDYSLDMWSLGCMLASMIFRKEPFFHGQDNYDQLVRIAKVLGTDELYGYLKKYHIELDPHFNDILGQHSRKRWENFIHSENRHLVSPEVLDLLDKLLRYDHQQRLTAKEAMEHPYFYPVVKEQSQPSSENAVLSSGLTTAR